TTCGCGTTGAGCGGGGCGACCCCCCCGGCGCGCACGTTGGAGCAGTTCGAGGCCGCTTTGAACCGCGGTGACACCGTCACCGTCGCGCCCTACTACGCGAACTCGGCTCTCTCGTCGCAGTGGACCCTGACGGACAGCTCGCCGAGGGTCACGGGCGCCGCTGTTGCGGGCTCGGGTGCCTCTAGCAACGACGTCACCGTTACGGTCACGCCGACCGCCCCGTCGACGGCTGCAACGTACTCGAGCTTCATCATTCAGCGCGCCCAGGGCGCGGCGCCGGCCCCCGGTGATTTTGCGACCATCGCAACGATCACTGCAGCCGACGACGCGGACCGCAACGCCGCCGGTATCCAGTACGTTGACGAGAACCTGCCTGCTGGGCAGTACACCTACCGCGTCGCGGGCATTGTTGACGGTGACCAGAGCCCGTGGGCTGCGGCTGGCACGGTCAACTCGGTTACGCCCGGCCCCGACACCACTCGCCCAACGGCAGTGGACACTCGGTTCAGCACGACTGGCGGGCTCGCTGGTCAGCTCGACCAGGGTGACGTTTTCAAGGTCGTCTTCGATGAGACCATGGCTGCCCCGGCCGCTGGTGCGACTCTGCAGGTCCGGGACACCGATGGCACCATCGCCAATTTGGTCAACGGCACGAATGCCACGTTCGCACTGAACACTGCGGCCGAGACTGTCGGCGATGTTTCTCGCCAGGCGGGTCGTGTGCTCACGGTCACGCTGACGGGTGCGCCGACGATCCTGCAGGCGGGTGGCACCGTGGGTGTCCAGAACCCTGCTGACATCGTTGACTCGAGCGGCATCGCAGATCTCGCCGGCAACCGGTTCAACGTCAGCACGGGCGATGTCACCATCGATGTCGAGCCTGTGGACCAGACGCCGCCGGTCGTTACCGCTCCGGCAGCGGCTCCGGTAGCCGGCGCCACCACGGTGACCTTCACCGCGAACGAAGCCCTGAACCCGGCAACGGTTCAGACGGGTGACTTCACGGTTACGGGCGGGGCTACGCAGCCTGCAGTCACCGGCGTCGCCGTCTCGCCTGACGGTCGCACCATCACCGTGACGACTGGTGCGCTCGTCACTGGCAACGTGGTGACGCTTGCCGCGAACAGCGTCGCTGACACCACGGGTAACACCGGTCCGACCGCTCCTGTGTCGACCGTTGCCGTCTGACAGATCCTGGCTTAGGGCCTAGTACGCCCGCCGCCTGATCAGAAGCCCCGGCCCCCCTCTTACGGGGGTCGGGGCTTCTGTATGTCCATCAGCCAGCTGCATCAGCGGAAGTGCATGTCGGGCGGCGGGGCTTGGGTCGGGACGATCGACCGATTGGACGGCGCCTTCGAGGCGTCCGCCTCCGGAAGGAAGCCGTGCGGACGACTGACGTTCCCGGTTGCGTGAATCGGCTCGAATACCGACCGTGCCCATCGTTGCGACCGCACGAGCCGCCTGAATCAGCCTCGCCTTTACGCTCGTGGTGCGGGGTCGCAGCAGGGCTGTTTGTGTACTTTCGGCATCCCTTGTGCGGCACGTCCTCCATACTCTGGGCGGGTCGTGCGCCGGGCAGGTACCGGATGTCCGTGGCCGTGAAAAAGTCCCCACTGGTGGCCAGGTAGAAGCACGACCTACAAGACGGTGAAGCGGATCGTCACCGCGTATGGGCTGTTCAGCAAGGGTGCTCATCCGCCGCCGCGGGCGAGGAACTACGACGGGGTCGCCGAGGCGGTGGCCAAGACCGTGGGCAAGATCAGCGCCAAACGGCTGCTGTCGGCCGCGCGAGCGGCTGACTATGAGGGTTCTGATCGCAACTTCCGGCGTCTGGTCGCGACCGCGAAGCGCGAGCGGCGACTCGGTCAGGTCCGTGCGGGTGGTCGCGGCGGCGGGGTCGCCTGGTGAGGTGCTGGCGATCGACTGGGGCGAGGAGATCCTCGCGGGTCGCAAGGTCCACGTGTTTTGCGCGGTGCTCGCCTGGTCGCGGTTCCGGTTCACCGCTTCGCTGCCGATGAGCAGCAGGCGACCACGCTGGCGATGTGGGCAGAGTGCTTCGAGGTCCTCGGTGGGGTCCCGAAGGCCGTGCTCGCCGACCGCAGGGTTGTTTGAAGGGCGGCGTGGTCGCCGACGTCGCCGTCCCGGCGCCGGACTATGTCCGGTTCGCTACTCATTACCGGTTCCGGCCCAACTTCTGCCACGGCGCGCACCCGGAGTCGAAGGGGATCGTGGAGAACCTGGTCGGCTATGCCAAGGACGATCTGCTGGTTCCCCTGGAGCTCGAGGACGACCCGTGGGCCGAGGGACTGGTCGGGTTGAACACCCGCGCGCAGGCGTGGTGCGAGGAGGTCAACGGCCACCGTCACAGCGAGACCCATGCGGTCCCGGCCGAGCGGCTCGACAACGAGCGGGAGCTGCTGGGTGAGTTGCCGTCATTGCGGCTCGAGGTCGGCCCAAAGCCGACCACCCGCAAGGTCGACAAGCTGTCCTGCATCCGGTTCGCCTCGGCCTGCTACTCGGTCCCGAACCGTCTCATCGGGACCACGGTCACCGTCCTGGTCGACGAGCGGGACCGGGTGCTGCGGGTGAACGAGCCGGTCACCGGTCCACGCGGAACACCAACTGGTCGCGCCGGGCGAGACCAGCATCGTCGATGCCCACTACGACCGATCACGCCCGGACACTCCGCGCCGCGGTGCTCGGCCCAGGACGGCAGCGGAGCGGGAGTTCCTCGCTTTGGGCCCGGTCGCCGAGCAGTTCCTGACCGGCGCGGCAGCGGCCGGGGTGACCAAACTCGGCACCGAGATCACCGAGATCCCCACCCTGGGCGCCGCGCACGGCACCGGCCGGCTGCTCACCGCGCTGCAACGGGCGGTGGCGTTCGGGCGGTGGCGCGCTGCAGATGTCCGGTCGATCCTGGCCACACCCACGGACACGCACCGACCCACCGCCGCGGGCCACGCACTGGTGATGACCCTGCCGACCGTCCCGACCAGGTCGCTGGAGGCCTACCGCATCGGTTCCGGCGCCAGTGCCGATGCCGAGGTGGTGAGGGAGCATGACCGCGACGTCCCCGCCGCCGCTGCCGGCGGATCTGAACGAGGGCCTGAAACGGTTGAAGATGGCCGCGATGCGCCGGCCGGGACCCGAGCTGCTCCTCACCTGTCGGCGTACGACCTCACGTGTCGGGTGGGGTACGACCTGACGTGTCGGTCTCGGCGGGGATGACTATGGCATGGGTTCACCTCCGGTGACGAGGTCGAAGCGGTCCTTGAGGCGGTAGGAGGGGCCGTTGATGGAGAGCACGTCGCAGTGGTGCAGGAGGCGGTCGAGGATCGCGGTGGCCAGCACGTCGTCGCCGAGGACGCCGCCCCATTCGGCGAAGGACTTGTTGCTGGTGATGATCATGGAGCCGCGTTCGTAGCGGCGTGAGACGAGTTGGAAGACCATGTTCGCCTCGGCGCGGTCCAGCGGCAGGTAGCCGACTTCGTCGACGACGAGAACCGCTGGTCGCAGGAACGCGGCGAGTTGGCGGTTGAACCGGCCGGTGGCCTCCGCGGTGCGGAGCTTGCGGACCAGGTCGTCGAGGGTGGTGAAGTAGATCGAGAATCCCGCTTGGCAGGCCGCGACCGCGAGCGCGACCGCGATCATCGTCTTCCCGACCCCGGGCGGGCCCAGGAGGGCGACGTTGGACTTGGCGCGTGCGAACTCCAAGGTGGCCAGGTCGCGGACCTTGCGGACGTCGAGGTCGGGCTGGAAGGCGAAGTCGAACTCCTCGAGGGTCTTGTGGTGCGGCAACCCCGAGAGCTTCAAGGCGTTGCGGAACCGGCGGCCCTCGCGCAGCCCGAGCTCTTCTTCGAGGAGCAGGTCGACGAAGTCGAGGTAACCCATCTGGGCTTGCTCGGCGCGCTCGACCAGCCCGGTGACCACGGCGGCGTCGGTGCCGAGGTGGGTCAGCCCGAGCCTGGTGGCGTGGTCGCGGATCCGGTCGGTGGTCAAGGCGTTCATCGGAGGCCTCCCGCGGTGTCGTAGTCGCTGAGCGGGCGAGCCGCGACCGCGATGTCGGCGTGACGGCGCGCTAGCACCGAGGACAGTGGCTCGAGGGCTTGTCCGGCAGTGTCCGGAGCGGCCGGCAGGTCAGCCACGCCTCTGCGGGGTGGCTCGAGGGTCACGGCGCGGGTATGGCCCTCAGGCAGCCCGTCCCAGTGAGCTTCGTCGACCATCCAGGTCCCGCGTTCACCCGCTCGTGGATGGGTCGCTAACCAGCCGCCGCCCTCGGTGCCCAGAGCACGGATCGTGACGATCCCTTCTCCTGGTGGCCCGTCGACTTGCAGCTGGACCCGCTGCCCGGGCCGGACCCGCCGGGCGGGCACGGAGTAGTAGCTGGCCTCGAACGAGACCAGCGCGTCCTTGCCGACGCGGCGCAGGTGCTTGTCGGTGACCAGATACGGCTGCGGCGGTAGCGGCATCAATG
The nucleotide sequence above comes from Nocardioides massiliensis. Encoded proteins:
- the istB gene encoding IS21-like element helper ATPase IstB, with translation MNALTTDRIRDHATRLGLTHLGTDAAVVTGLVERAEQAQMGYLDFVDLLLEEELGLREGRRFRNALKLSGLPHHKTLEEFDFAFQPDLDVRKVRDLATLEFARAKSNVALLGPPGVGKTMIAVALAVAACQAGFSIYFTTLDDLVRKLRTAEATGRFNRQLAAFLRPAVLVVDEVGYLPLDRAEANMVFQLVSRRYERGSMIITSNKSFAEWGGVLGDDVLATAILDRLLHHCDVLSINGPSYRLKDRFDLVTGGEPMP